The Methylomarinum vadi genome has a window encoding:
- a CDS encoding bifunctional aminoglycoside phosphotransferase/ATP-binding protein produces MTTLATTPPLIRSLQNPALYPHEADDILLIETHISWVILAGNHAYKIKKPLDLGFLDFSTVEKRHHYCLEELRLNKRLAPDIYLDVVTINGSESRPKLDGRGAVIDYAVKMRRFNHHRTFDHLLQRQLLTAEHIRQTARIIAEFHDRITPAADASRYGLPDTVMQPVRENFMQIERLQEIEHPGLLSSLKQWSERAFIALQPALLQRKQDGFIRECHGDLHLGNIVLIDDTPVPFDGIEFNPALYWIDVISEVAFLVMDLADNWRIDLAFRFLNDYLQHTGDYAALKLLRFYLVYRAMVRTKVSAIRACQPIDNKQRQQAEEAYRTYLRLANDFTQPPSPRLWLMHGISASGKSWLSEQMLERLPAIRIRSDVERKRLFPPASFQSKPAGFGQGLYNADATRQTYDRLLQLARTILAAGFDVIVDATFLQRQQRRPFLELAEIIGVPIAIIQTIADQEMLDQRLRQRAQQLDNVSDADREVLRHQLQALQPLSDLELNYTYRIDTGRAETLTQFWNYLDEFKH; encoded by the coding sequence ATGACGACGCTTGCGACCACTCCGCCATTGATCCGTTCACTGCAAAATCCCGCGCTTTATCCGCATGAGGCTGACGATATCTTACTGATCGAAACCCACATTTCCTGGGTCATACTAGCCGGAAACCATGCCTACAAGATCAAGAAGCCCCTGGACCTCGGCTTTCTTGATTTTTCCACGGTGGAAAAAAGGCACCACTATTGCCTGGAAGAACTACGTCTCAACAAGCGATTGGCGCCCGACATTTATCTCGATGTGGTCACGATAAACGGTAGCGAAAGCCGCCCTAAGCTAGACGGTCGCGGCGCGGTAATCGACTATGCCGTCAAGATGCGCCGTTTCAACCATCATCGAACCTTCGACCATTTATTACAACGGCAATTGCTCACGGCCGAACACATCAGGCAAACGGCCCGAATCATTGCCGAATTTCATGACCGGATTACGCCCGCTGCGGACGCATCCCGCTATGGGCTCCCCGATACCGTAATGCAGCCCGTCAGAGAAAATTTCATGCAGATCGAGCGTTTGCAGGAGATAGAACATCCCGGACTGCTCTCTTCGCTGAAACAATGGAGCGAACGCGCATTCATCGCCCTGCAACCGGCTTTGCTTCAACGCAAACAGGACGGTTTTATTCGCGAATGCCACGGCGACCTGCATTTGGGCAATATCGTCTTGATCGACGACACTCCCGTACCGTTCGACGGAATCGAATTCAATCCAGCCCTTTATTGGATAGACGTGATCAGCGAAGTAGCCTTCCTGGTCATGGATCTCGCCGACAATTGGCGCATTGATCTGGCTTTTCGTTTTCTGAACGATTATCTACAACATACAGGCGATTATGCCGCCCTCAAATTACTCCGCTTCTACCTGGTCTATCGCGCCATGGTGCGGACCAAGGTCAGCGCCATTCGCGCCTGCCAGCCCATCGACAACAAACAACGACAACAAGCCGAAGAGGCCTATCGCACCTATTTGCGCCTGGCGAACGATTTTACCCAACCGCCTTCCCCCCGCCTTTGGTTGATGCACGGCATTTCCGCTTCCGGAAAAAGCTGGTTGTCGGAACAAATGCTGGAACGTCTGCCGGCCATCCGTATCCGCTCCGATGTGGAAAGGAAGCGGCTGTTTCCCCCGGCTTCGTTTCAGTCAAAGCCTGCCGGTTTCGGACAGGGCCTTTATAACGCCGACGCCACTCGGCAAACCTACGACCGCTTGCTGCAACTGGCAAGAACCATATTGGCCGCCGGTTTCGACGTCATCGTCGACGCCACCTTTTTACAACGGCAACAACGCCGGCCGTTTTTAGAGCTGGCCGAAATAATCGGGGTACCCATCGCAATCATTCAAACTATTGCCGACCAGGAAATGCTGGATCAACGTCTGCGGCAGCGGGCTCAACAACTTGACAATGTTTCCGATGCCGACCGCGAGGTGCTTCGGCATCAATTGCAAGCCCTACAGCCGTTAAGCGACCTGGAACTGAACTATACTTATCGCATAGACACCGGCCGTGCGGAAACCCTAACCCAGTTTTGGAATTATCTCGATGAATTCAAACACTGA
- a CDS encoding protein-L-isoaspartate(D-aspartate) O-methyltransferase, giving the protein MARQELVNEIKENVRATRFYLDREKLDEKVMRMLATVPRHEFVPQDSRRFAYENRPLSIGYGQTISQPYIVAIMTDLLDLHPDAKVLELGTGSGYQAAILSGLVKEVYTIEIVEALGLKAKERLVRLGYDNVTVKIGDGYYGWDEHAPFDAIIVTAAASHIPPPLTQQLKVGGKMIIPVGTMFLTQQLLLVTKQEKGKLVSRQILPVRFVPVTGGH; this is encoded by the coding sequence ATGGCGAGACAAGAATTGGTCAACGAAATCAAGGAAAATGTCAGAGCCACCCGATTTTATCTGGATCGGGAGAAGCTGGATGAAAAAGTGATGCGGATGTTGGCGACGGTGCCGCGGCACGAATTCGTACCGCAGGATTCCAGACGCTTCGCTTATGAAAACCGGCCCTTGTCGATCGGTTACGGGCAAACGATCTCCCAGCCTTATATCGTCGCGATCATGACCGATTTGCTCGATCTACACCCCGATGCCAAGGTGTTGGAACTGGGCACCGGCTCGGGGTACCAGGCGGCGATTCTCTCCGGTTTGGTCAAGGAGGTCTACACGATCGAGATAGTCGAAGCGTTGGGGTTGAAGGCCAAGGAACGCCTGGTCCGACTGGGATATGATAACGTCACGGTCAAGATCGGTGACGGCTATTACGGTTGGGACGAACATGCGCCGTTCGATGCCATCATCGTCACGGCGGCGGCCAGTCATATTCCTCCGCCGTTAACCCAGCAATTGAAAGTCGGAGGCAAGATGATCATTCCGGTCGGCACGATGTTTTTGACCCAACAGCTGTTATTGGTGACCAAGCAGGAAAAGGGCAAACTGGTCAGCCGCCAGATTTTACCGGTACGTTTCGTGCCGGTGACCGGCGGCCATTAA
- the msrA gene encoding peptide-methionine (S)-S-oxide reductase MsrA: MPNNKILLILLLFSCFGRVDAEQVSAEATFAGGCFWCMEPPFDKLPGVLKTTTGYTGGTLKNPGYEQVSSGNTGHYEAIRILYDPAKISYQQLLQVFWKNIDPTDDQGQFCDKGSQYRSAIFYHDDQQRRLAENAKTQLQQNKPFPGAVKTEIIAAGPFYPAEAYHQNYYQKNPLSYKFYRFTCGRDKRLTELWGKSK, translated from the coding sequence ATGCCGAATAATAAAATTTTATTGATTCTGTTACTGTTTTCCTGCTTCGGCCGGGTCGATGCCGAACAAGTCAGCGCGGAAGCGACATTCGCCGGCGGCTGTTTTTGGTGCATGGAACCTCCTTTCGACAAGCTTCCCGGTGTTTTAAAAACGACCACCGGTTACACCGGCGGTACTCTGAAGAATCCCGGCTACGAACAAGTTTCCAGCGGCAACACGGGGCATTACGAGGCCATACGGATCCTATACGACCCGGCAAAAATCAGTTATCAACAATTGTTACAGGTATTTTGGAAAAATATCGACCCGACTGATGACCAGGGACAATTCTGTGACAAAGGTTCTCAGTATCGTTCGGCGATTTTTTATCATGACGACCAACAACGCCGACTCGCCGAAAACGCTAAAACGCAGTTGCAACAAAACAAACCTTTTCCGGGGGCGGTCAAAACCGAGATCATAGCGGCAGGCCCCTTTTACCCGGCCGAAGCCTATCATCAAAATTACTATCAGAAAAATCCGCTCTCGTATAAGTTCTATCGCTTTACCTGCGGTCGGGACAAACGCTTGACCGAATTATGGGGCAAATCAAAATAG
- a CDS encoding SRPBCC family protein, protein MRLLNKNKPVQGAATIEIDKPVRQVFSFVAEHFFENYPRWALEVVEFKPINNNPMQVGALAKQVRYDQGHKVESVFEIEKYEQDKLLVCQGLSHPFRHSYLFDQLTDEKTLLTDRFELLELELFMRPFEKLIRVAIEEGLQNSLDNIKKLLG, encoded by the coding sequence ATGCGGTTATTAAATAAAAATAAACCGGTCCAGGGAGCTGCCACTATCGAAATTGATAAACCCGTTCGACAGGTATTTTCATTCGTCGCCGAGCATTTTTTCGAAAACTATCCTAGATGGGCCCTTGAAGTCGTCGAGTTCAAACCCATCAACAACAATCCGATGCAAGTCGGTGCGCTAGCCAAGCAAGTCCGTTACGATCAAGGCCACAAGGTTGAGTCCGTTTTCGAAATTGAAAAATATGAGCAGGATAAATTGTTAGTTTGCCAAGGTTTATCCCATCCTTTCCGCCATAGTTATCTGTTCGACCAATTGACCGATGAAAAGACTCTGCTGACGGACCGTTTCGAGCTATTGGAATTGGAACTGTTTATGCGGCCTTTTGAGAAACTGATTCGGGTCGCCATCGAAGAAGGGTTGCAAAATTCCTTGGACAATATCAAAAAACTGCTGGGTTGA
- a CDS encoding PAS sensor domain-containing protein: protein MSFVVEKDPGLIPQILSIILDECVNGVTLADPDLEDMPIVYVNKAFERMTGYAENEIIGKNCRFLQGKERDQKERYQLAEAIRKRKPIEVTLRNYKKNGELFYNRLKLTPLFDHQGNLLYFLGVQYDVTQQVEAEDEIQQLNRRLEEVL from the coding sequence ATGTCGTTTGTTGTAGAAAAAGATCCCGGCTTGATTCCCCAGATTTTATCGATCATTTTGGACGAATGCGTCAACGGAGTGACGTTGGCGGACCCTGATCTGGAGGACATGCCCATCGTTTATGTCAATAAGGCTTTCGAAAGAATGACCGGTTATGCAGAGAACGAAATCATCGGTAAAAATTGCCGTTTTTTACAGGGAAAGGAGCGTGATCAAAAGGAAAGATATCAATTGGCGGAAGCGATCAGGAAGCGCAAGCCCATCGAAGTCACGTTGCGCAACTATAAAAAAAATGGCGAATTATTTTATAATCGCTTGAAACTCACGCCATTATTCGATCATCAGGGTAATCTGCTTTATTTTTTAGGGGTGCAGTATGACGTCACCCAACAGGTGGAAGCGGAAGATGAAATACAACAGCTTAATAGGCGTCTCGAGGAAGTTTTGTAA
- a CDS encoding sterol desaturase family protein → MSEQAIQSNQEAFSLNEFLLLLAIIAFGLLLIMEVVKPYQSVNKRIKQASVVTNSTAFIFNNVILTALRASSLFFVAQQFSYFGLLSGMANGPLKWLITFLLFDLMMYGWHAATHKFEFLWRFHKIHHSDKTVNVTTGFRFHVFDLFIEIVIKCLFVIVVGVEAYLVLAIELIEMLFIFFHHSNVAFKHEAEISKVLITPSLHRTHHSTLRSEHDSNYGIVLSIWDRLFGTRKEVIPAKLGLDVIEAENFLQLFFLAFVTERHIKKLLQILPKGKQ, encoded by the coding sequence ATGTCAGAACAAGCCATTCAAAGCAATCAGGAAGCGTTTTCACTCAACGAATTTTTACTGCTGCTGGCGATCATCGCTTTTGGCCTGTTGTTGATCATGGAAGTGGTAAAACCGTATCAATCGGTTAATAAACGTATCAAGCAGGCTTCGGTGGTCACCAATAGCACGGCGTTTATTTTCAATAACGTTATTCTGACCGCGCTAAGAGCCTCATCATTATTCTTCGTTGCCCAGCAATTTTCCTATTTCGGCTTGCTAAGCGGCATGGCGAACGGTCCGCTAAAATGGCTGATAACGTTTCTTTTGTTCGACTTGATGATGTATGGCTGGCATGCCGCCACCCATAAATTCGAGTTTTTATGGCGTTTTCATAAGATTCATCACAGTGATAAAACGGTCAATGTCACTACCGGATTCCGTTTCCATGTGTTCGATTTGTTCATAGAAATAGTGATCAAGTGTTTGTTCGTCATCGTTGTAGGCGTGGAAGCTTATCTGGTACTGGCCATCGAGTTGATCGAAATGCTGTTTATCTTTTTTCATCATTCCAATGTCGCTTTCAAGCACGAAGCCGAAATATCCAAGGTTTTGATCACTCCATCCCTGCATCGTACTCATCACTCGACTTTACGCAGTGAACATGACAGTAATTATGGCATTGTGTTATCGATCTGGGACCGTCTGTTTGGCACCCGCAAGGAGGTCATTCCGGCCAAGCTCGGCTTGGACGTGATCGAGGCCGAGAATTTCTTGCAGTTATTCTTTCTCGCCTTCGTGACCGAGCGTCATATCAAGAAATTATTGCAGATCTTGCCGAAAGGGAAACAGTAG
- the gltB gene encoding glutamate synthase large subunit, whose translation MSIRDLPTAQGLYDPVNEHDACGVGFVCHIKNSKSHDIILQGLKILERINHRGAVGADPKAGDGAGMLVQIPDAFFRAVVDFTLPPLGHYGVGHIFLPRDADERHKMEEIVDCHVREDGHQVLGWRDVPVDNGDLGESVLAIEPVIRQIFIAKDPACPDQDGFERKLFVTRKRMDNAIRDAGIQKTAYYVTSMSSRTITYKGMLLAGQVGNYYLDLQDERFQSALALVHQRFSTNTFPTWDLAQPFRMICHNGEINTLRGNVNWMAARRHTMRSEVLGEDLNKIWPLIAEGQSDSASFDNALELLVMGGYSLAHAMMILIPEAWSGNNLMDNDRRAFYEYHAALMEPWDGPAAVAFSDGRQIGATLDRNGLRPARYLVTNDDMVIMASEMGVLDIPEEKIVKKWRLQPGKMFLIDLEQGRIIDDAEIKAELAAARPYQDWLDRTQINLDELPTDVAPMAPDAKTLLNQQQAFGYTQEDIKFLLTPMVLTGQEAMGSMGADNPPTVLSRRAKHLSTYFKQNFAQVTNPAIDPIREELVMSLVSLIGPRPNLLGLNEAGKHMRLEVKQPVLSNEDLERVRHIEDNSGGAFRTFTLDVTYPAEQGAEGMEPALRKLCGQAEQAVLEGYNILILSDRNMNRDHIAIPALLATSALHHHLIRKGLRTSSGLVVETGSALEVHHFATLIGYGAEAINPYLAFDTIQEMLPRLPEQLSFEEAQTRYIKALGKGLKKVMSKMGISTFQSYCGAQIFDAVGLSTAFVEQYFTGTQTQVEGVGLDEIAQEAVNWHQTGYGYQHIYSDQLDVGGDYAYRLRGEDHVWTPDTIAKLQHATRANRAETYREYAALINEQNERLLTFRGLMEFKWADHALPLEEVEPAREIVKRFATGAMSFGSISYEAHSTLAKAMNQIGGKSNTGEGGEEAERFNPLADGSSNPERSAIKQVASGRFGVTIEYLVNADDIQIKVAQGAKPGEGGQLPGHKVNKQIARVRHSSTPGVGLISPPPHHDIYSIEDLAQLIHDLKNANPKARISVKLVSEVGVGTVAAGVSKAHADHVTIAGYDGGTGASPLTSIKHAGSPWEIGLAETHQTLVLNRLRGRIAVQADGGMRTGRDVAIALLLGADEIGFSTAPLIAEGCIMMRKCHLNTCPVGVATQDPELRKKFTGKPEYVVNYFFFVAEELRQIMARLGFHTVNEMIGQMDRLEMRRAIDHWKAKGVDFSKLLTKPDVSGTVAVYNSELQDHGLDQALDRQLIEQAKPALERGEPVRIELPVKNFNRTVGTMLSGRVAEKYGLAGLPDDTIYIKATGTGGQSWGAWLAKGVTIELEGEANDYVGKGLSGGRLVIYPPRHSAMASQAEENIIVGNTVLYGAISGECYFSGIAGERFCVRNSGATAVVEGLGDHGCEYMTGGIMVCLGPTGRNFAAGMSGGIAYVLDEHGDFAHYCNMAMVELEPIAAEDDALEAMDHQGGDLETMGRVDVSHDMTRFDAIRLRQLISNHLHYTGSSVAERILLSWEDYLPKFVKIMPVDYRRALTEMEAQHRRPPQLPKQPIRRESKHG comes from the coding sequence ATGAGTATCCGTGACTTACCTACCGCGCAGGGGCTCTATGACCCTGTCAACGAACATGATGCTTGCGGTGTCGGCTTCGTGTGCCATATCAAAAACAGCAAGAGCCACGACATCATACTGCAGGGCTTAAAGATTCTGGAGCGGATCAATCATCGTGGCGCGGTCGGCGCCGATCCCAAGGCAGGCGACGGCGCAGGTATGCTGGTTCAGATACCGGATGCCTTTTTTCGAGCCGTCGTCGATTTTACCCTACCGCCGCTTGGCCATTACGGTGTCGGCCATATTTTTCTCCCGAGAGACGCCGACGAACGGCATAAAATGGAGGAAATCGTCGATTGCCATGTACGGGAAGACGGCCATCAAGTGTTGGGGTGGCGCGATGTGCCCGTGGATAACGGCGATCTCGGAGAAAGCGTGCTGGCCATTGAGCCGGTGATCCGGCAAATATTCATCGCCAAAGACCCTGCTTGTCCCGACCAAGACGGTTTCGAACGAAAGTTGTTCGTGACCCGTAAGCGCATGGATAATGCCATACGCGATGCCGGCATTCAAAAAACCGCCTATTACGTCACCTCGATGTCGTCGCGGACAATTACCTACAAGGGGATGTTGCTGGCGGGCCAAGTCGGAAACTATTATCTCGATCTCCAAGACGAACGTTTCCAGTCGGCATTGGCCCTGGTGCATCAGCGTTTCTCCACCAACACCTTTCCGACCTGGGACTTGGCACAACCGTTTCGGATGATTTGCCACAATGGCGAAATCAACACGCTGCGGGGCAATGTCAATTGGATGGCGGCGCGTCGCCACACGATGCGTTCCGAGGTGTTGGGCGAGGATCTTAATAAAATTTGGCCGTTGATCGCCGAAGGCCAATCGGATTCGGCTAGTTTCGATAATGCCTTGGAACTACTGGTGATGGGCGGCTATTCCCTGGCCCACGCGATGATGATATTGATTCCGGAGGCCTGGAGCGGCAATAACCTGATGGACAACGATCGCCGCGCCTTCTACGAATATCATGCCGCGTTGATGGAACCGTGGGACGGCCCCGCCGCGGTGGCCTTCAGCGACGGCCGGCAGATCGGCGCCACGCTGGACCGTAACGGCTTGCGCCCGGCCCGATATCTGGTTACCAACGATGACATGGTGATCATGGCTTCGGAAATGGGGGTGCTGGATATTCCCGAGGAAAAAATCGTCAAAAAATGGCGTCTGCAACCGGGCAAGATGTTTTTGATCGACCTGGAGCAGGGCCGTATCATCGACGACGCCGAAATCAAGGCGGAACTCGCCGCCGCTCGTCCTTACCAAGACTGGCTGGATCGAACGCAAATCAATTTGGACGAACTGCCGACCGATGTCGCGCCGATGGCGCCCGACGCCAAAACCTTGCTGAACCAGCAACAGGCCTTTGGCTATACCCAGGAGGATATCAAGTTTTTGTTGACCCCGATGGTGTTGACCGGTCAGGAGGCGATGGGCTCGATGGGGGCGGACAATCCGCCGACGGTGTTGTCGCGCCGGGCCAAACATTTGTCGACCTATTTCAAACAAAATTTCGCCCAGGTGACCAATCCCGCCATCGATCCGATTCGCGAGGAATTGGTCATGTCGTTGGTCTCGTTGATCGGTCCCCGGCCCAATTTGCTTGGCCTTAACGAGGCCGGCAAGCACATGCGCCTGGAAGTGAAACAGCCGGTATTGAGCAACGAAGACCTGGAGAGGGTGCGCCATATCGAAGACAATAGCGGCGGCGCGTTTCGCACTTTTACGCTCGATGTCACCTATCCGGCCGAACAAGGCGCCGAAGGCATGGAACCAGCGTTGAGAAAGCTGTGCGGACAGGCCGAGCAAGCCGTTCTTGAAGGTTACAACATTTTGATTCTGTCCGATCGCAACATGAATCGCGATCATATCGCGATTCCGGCCTTGCTCGCGACCTCCGCGCTACATCATCACCTGATCCGCAAAGGCCTGCGCACCAGTTCGGGGCTGGTCGTCGAGACCGGCAGTGCATTGGAAGTCCATCATTTCGCCACGTTGATCGGTTACGGCGCGGAAGCCATCAATCCTTATTTGGCGTTCGACACGATCCAGGAAATGTTGCCGCGGTTGCCGGAACAACTGAGCTTCGAGGAAGCCCAAACCCGCTATATCAAGGCGCTCGGCAAAGGCTTGAAAAAGGTCATGTCGAAAATGGGCATATCCACGTTCCAATCCTATTGCGGCGCGCAGATTTTCGATGCCGTGGGGTTGTCCACCGCTTTTGTCGAGCAATATTTCACCGGCACTCAAACTCAGGTCGAAGGCGTCGGTCTCGATGAGATCGCCCAAGAAGCGGTAAACTGGCATCAGACCGGTTATGGTTATCAGCATATCTACAGCGATCAACTCGATGTCGGCGGCGATTACGCTTACCGGCTGCGCGGAGAAGACCATGTCTGGACTCCGGACACGATCGCCAAGCTGCAACATGCCACACGCGCCAATCGTGCCGAAACCTATCGCGAATACGCCGCCTTGATCAACGAACAGAACGAGAGGTTGTTGACCTTTCGCGGGCTGATGGAGTTTAAGTGGGCCGATCACGCATTGCCGCTGGAGGAGGTCGAACCGGCGCGGGAGATCGTCAAGCGCTTCGCGACTGGCGCCATGTCGTTCGGCAGTATTTCCTACGAAGCGCATTCGACCCTGGCCAAGGCCATGAACCAGATTGGCGGCAAATCGAATACCGGTGAGGGCGGCGAGGAAGCGGAACGTTTCAATCCGCTGGCGGACGGCTCGTCGAATCCGGAACGTTCCGCGATCAAACAGGTGGCCTCGGGGCGTTTCGGCGTGACGATCGAATATTTGGTCAATGCCGACGATATCCAGATCAAGGTCGCCCAGGGCGCCAAGCCGGGGGAGGGTGGCCAATTGCCGGGACATAAGGTCAACAAGCAGATCGCGCGAGTGCGTCATTCGTCGACGCCGGGGGTCGGGCTGATTTCGCCGCCGCCGCATCACGATATTTATTCGATCGAAGATTTGGCGCAACTGATCCATGACTTGAAGAACGCTAATCCCAAGGCCCGTATTTCGGTCAAACTGGTTTCCGAAGTGGGCGTGGGTACGGTAGCGGCCGGCGTGTCCAAGGCTCATGCCGACCACGTCACGATCGCCGGCTACGACGGCGGCACCGGTGCTTCGCCGTTGACATCGATCAAACATGCGGGATCGCCATGGGAAATCGGCTTGGCCGAAACCCACCAAACCCTGGTGTTGAACCGCTTGCGCGGGCGTATCGCCGTGCAGGCGGACGGCGGCATGCGCACCGGTCGCGATGTGGCGATTGCGTTGTTGCTCGGTGCCGACGAAATCGGATTTTCTACCGCGCCCTTGATCGCCGAGGGCTGTATCATGATGCGCAAATGTCACCTGAACACTTGCCCGGTCGGTGTGGCGACGCAGGACCCGGAATTGCGTAAGAAATTTACCGGCAAACCGGAATATGTGGTCAATTATTTCTTCTTTGTTGCCGAGGAACTCAGGCAAATCATGGCTAGGCTCGGTTTCCACACGGTCAACGAGATGATCGGTCAAATGGACCGTTTGGAAATGCGCCGGGCCATCGATCATTGGAAGGCCAAAGGAGTCGATTTCAGCAAGCTTTTGACCAAACCAGACGTGTCCGGCACGGTGGCTGTCTATAATTCGGAGCTTCAGGATCACGGTCTGGATCAGGCGCTGGATCGGCAACTGATCGAACAAGCCAAGCCGGCGCTGGAGCGGGGCGAACCGGTGCGTATCGAGCTTCCGGTCAAAAATTTCAACCGCACCGTGGGTACGATGCTTTCCGGACGGGTCGCCGAAAAATACGGTCTTGCCGGGTTGCCGGACGACACGATATATATCAAGGCGACGGGCACCGGCGGCCAATCGTGGGGCGCCTGGTTGGCCAAGGGCGTCACCATCGAGTTGGAGGGGGAGGCCAACGACTATGTCGGCAAGGGGCTGTCGGGCGGACGCCTGGTCATTTATCCGCCGCGACATTCCGCCATGGCTAGTCAGGCCGAGGAAAACATTATCGTCGGCAATACCGTGCTTTACGGCGCCATCAGCGGAGAATGTTACTTCAGCGGCATCGCCGGAGAACGCTTTTGCGTGCGTAATTCGGGGGCGACGGCGGTGGTCGAAGGTTTGGGCGATCACGGCTGCGAATACATGACCGGCGGCATCATGGTGTGCCTGGGCCCGACAGGACGCAATTTCGCCGCGGGCATGTCGGGAGGCATCGCCTATGTTCTGGACGAGCACGGCGATTTTGCTCACTATTGCAACATGGCGATGGTGGAATTGGAGCCTATCGCGGCCGAGGACGACGCCTTGGAGGCGATGGATCATCAGGGCGGCGACCTGGAAACGATGGGACGGGTCGATGTCAGCCATGACATGACCCGTTTCGATGCTATTCGACTGCGGCAGTTGATCAGCAATCATTTGCATTACACCGGTAGTTCCGTGGCCGAGCGTATCCTGTTGTCCTGGGAGGATTATCTGCCTAAATTCGTCAAAATAATGCCGGTCGATTATCGGCGGGCGTTGACGGAAATGGAGGCGCAACATCGCCGACCGCCGCAATTGCCGAAGCAACCGATCAGAAGGGAGAGCAAACATGGGTAA
- a CDS encoding glutamate synthase subunit beta, giving the protein MGKPTGFREYVRLDRGYQPVADRVVHYDEFIVPLTDADVSTQGARCMDCGIPYCHSGCPVNNLIPDWNDLVYRGDWRKAIDVLHSTNNFPEFTGRICPAPCEAACTLNLEDSPVTIKTIECAIIDKAWAEGWIQPQISHHKTRRHVAVVGSGPAGLACSQQLARAGHFVTLFEKQDKIGGLLRYGIPDFKLNKRLIDRRMAQMRAEGVDFRTNIHVGVDITMAKLREDFDALVLTGGSEQPRDLPVPGRDLNNIHFAMDFLRANSKRVQGIHVPDAEFISAENKRVVVIGGGDTGSDCIGTSNRHGAKSVTQLEILPKPPEREEKGLTWPHWPNRLRTSSSQEEGCDRMWSVATKSFVGDDAGNLRLLNCIKVEWQRDDAGNWRMSEIAGSEFSLEADLVLLAMGFVHPVHEGMLQELDVELDKRGNVAAVTEGSDAYQTSVEGVFAAGDMRRGQSLVVWAIREGRQCARAVDEWLMGRSDLPK; this is encoded by the coding sequence ATGGGTAAACCGACTGGCTTCAGAGAATACGTGCGTCTGGACCGTGGCTATCAACCGGTCGCCGATCGTGTCGTTCATTACGACGAATTCATAGTTCCCCTGACCGACGCGGATGTCAGTACGCAGGGCGCAAGATGCATGGACTGCGGCATTCCTTATTGCCATTCCGGATGTCCGGTCAACAACCTTATTCCGGACTGGAACGACCTGGTTTACCGGGGTGATTGGCGCAAAGCCATCGACGTGTTGCATTCCACCAATAATTTTCCGGAGTTTACCGGGCGGATTTGTCCGGCGCCCTGTGAGGCGGCTTGCACCCTCAATCTCGAGGATTCGCCGGTCACCATCAAAACCATCGAATGCGCCATCATCGATAAGGCCTGGGCCGAAGGCTGGATACAGCCGCAAATCTCTCATCACAAGACCCGCCGTCATGTCGCCGTGGTCGGTTCGGGACCGGCTGGACTCGCGTGCTCCCAGCAATTGGCCAGGGCCGGCCATTTCGTGACGTTGTTCGAGAAACAAGACAAAATCGGCGGATTGTTACGTTACGGCATTCCTGATTTCAAACTGAACAAGCGCTTGATCGATCGCCGTATGGCCCAGATGCGTGCCGAGGGCGTCGATTTTCGCACTAATATTCACGTGGGTGTCGACATTACGATGGCAAAGTTGCGCGAGGATTTCGACGCCTTGGTGCTGACCGGCGGGTCGGAACAGCCGAGGGACCTGCCTGTTCCCGGGCGCGATCTGAACAATATCCATTTCGCAATGGATTTCCTGCGAGCCAACAGTAAGCGGGTACAAGGCATCCATGTTCCGGATGCGGAATTTATCAGCGCGGAAAACAAACGGGTCGTGGTGATCGGCGGCGGCGACACCGGCTCAGATTGCATTGGCACTTCCAATCGTCATGGCGCCAAGTCGGTCACTCAATTGGAGATTCTGCCTAAGCCGCCGGAACGCGAAGAGAAGGGGCTGACCTGGCCGCATTGGCCAAACCGGCTGCGCACTTCCAGTTCCCAGGAAGAAGGCTGCGATAGAATGTGGTCGGTGGCCACCAAGTCGTTCGTCGGAGACGATGCCGGTAACCTGAGACTGCTCAATTGTATTAAGGTCGAGTGGCAGAGGGACGATGCCGGCAACTGGCGCATGTCCGAAATTGCCGGATCCGAATTTAGTCTGGAAGCCGATCTGGTCTTGCTGGCAATGGGCTTCGTGCATCCGGTGCATGAGGGCATGTTGCAAGAGCTCGACGTCGAGCTGGACAAACGCGGCAATGTCGCCGCTGTGACAGAAGGTTCCGATGCTTACCAGACCAGCGTGGAAGGCGTTTTTGCGGCCGGCGATATGCGCCGCGGTCAATCTCTTGTGGTTTGGGCCATCCGCGAAGGAAGGCAGTGCGCGAGGGCGGTGGACGAGTGGCTGATGGGGCGCTCCGACTTGCCAAAATAA